In Mucilaginibacter celer, one DNA window encodes the following:
- a CDS encoding gliding motility protein RemB yields MKKVFTSIVLLFLISRIAEAQSVYQPYNYQFYQKLNEDVYSTKTRVHSSLKPFMVDDSLLKVHYDSLMNASGLKGRFFNEHQIDVKSANSTFYADLLPDFNVSRDFSGKKNTNFGTLGLQIGGTFGNNFSYNIAGYENRAVLPDYLATYVNQVGIVPGQAYGSIYGNEYRWSYITANVSYTPAKFLNLSAGRDKTFIGDGYRSLLLSDYASPYPFFKITATLGNVRYMSMWAYFNDPLSVRVDNGDRKKFGVFHYLDWNVTNRLSLGFFDSVIWASKDDEGRSRGFDFTYINPILFLRPVEASNGSPDNALVGLTAKYKLSDGITAYGQFALDEFESKNFFSSNGSSRNKYAWQLGLRGANLFSVKGLNYLLEANNVKPYTYSERASVINYAENGEPIGHPWGANFREVVGMLNYSYKRFDFSGEVDYGHYGLDKDGLNYGKDLFLGYLDPARTLGNYTGQGLTTNMVYLEGKVAYLLNPKYNLRFELGGLVRRDKNSQFNDKTSMLTFGIRSSFRAVYNDIVSYKAH; encoded by the coding sequence ATGAAGAAAGTATTTACCAGCATTGTTTTGTTGTTTTTGATAAGCCGGATAGCGGAGGCGCAATCTGTATACCAGCCATATAACTACCAGTTTTATCAAAAACTTAACGAGGATGTATATTCAACCAAAACACGTGTACACAGTTCGTTAAAACCATTTATGGTGGATGATTCGCTGCTTAAGGTACATTATGATTCGCTGATGAACGCCAGCGGGTTAAAGGGGCGTTTTTTTAATGAGCACCAGATAGATGTAAAAAGTGCCAATTCAACCTTTTATGCCGATCTGCTGCCCGATTTTAACGTGAGCCGCGATTTTTCGGGTAAAAAGAATACCAATTTTGGTACACTCGGTTTGCAGATTGGCGGTACTTTTGGCAATAACTTTTCATACAACATAGCCGGTTACGAAAACCGGGCCGTATTGCCCGATTATCTTGCAACCTATGTTAACCAGGTGGGTATAGTGCCCGGTCAGGCTTATGGTTCAATTTATGGTAATGAATACCGTTGGTCTTACATCACTGCTAATGTATCCTACACTCCGGCAAAGTTTTTAAACCTTAGTGCCGGGCGCGATAAAACATTTATAGGCGATGGTTACCGCTCGTTGCTGTTATCAGATTATGCGTCGCCGTATCCGTTTTTTAAAATAACTGCTACACTTGGCAATGTAAGGTACATGTCTATGTGGGCTTATTTTAATGATCCCCTATCGGTAAGGGTTGATAATGGCGACAGGAAAAAATTCGGCGTGTTTCATTACTTGGATTGGAATGTAACCAACCGCTTATCACTGGGTTTCTTTGATTCTGTGATCTGGGCATCAAAAGATGATGAAGGACGTTCGCGCGGGTTTGATTTTACCTATATCAATCCCATCCTGTTTTTAAGGCCGGTAGAAGCCTCAAACGGTTCGCCTGATAATGCTTTGGTTGGTTTAACAGCAAAATACAAATTAAGCGATGGCATAACCGCCTACGGCCAGTTTGCGCTTGATGAGTTTGAATCAAAAAACTTTTTCTCAAGCAATGGCAGCTCGCGCAACAAATATGCCTGGCAGCTGGGCCTGAGAGGCGCAAACCTGTTTAGTGTAAAAGGTTTAAACTACTTGCTTGAAGCCAATAACGTAAAGCCGTATACTTATTCAGAACGTGCTTCGGTTATTAATTATGCCGAAAACGGCGAGCCGATAGGACACCCATGGGGTGCCAACTTCCGCGAGGTGGTAGGCATGCTGAATTACTCGTACAAGCGTTTCGATTTTTCGGGCGAAGTAGACTATGGTCATTACGGTTTGGATAAAGACGGTTTGAACTACGGTAAAGATCTGTTTTTAGGTTATCTTGACCCGGCCCGTACACTTGGCAACTACACCGGCCAAGGCCTAACCACCAATATGGTATACCTGGAAGGCAAGGTGGCCTACCTGTTAAACCCCAAATACAATCTGCGTTTTGAACTTGGCGGCCTGGTGCGCAGGGATAAAAACAGCCAGTTTAATGATAAAACCTCGATGCTAACTTTCGGTATCCGCAGCTCGTTCAGGGCGGTGTATAATGATATTGTAAGTTATAAGGCGCATTGA
- a CDS encoding DUF3108 domain-containing protein encodes MKKLLKNKYAFTGLLIVAFYSGAFGQELKKINESIFKVGEQLDYKMKYGIFTAAEATIKVEASDKKFGDQPAFHLVAEGKTAGSFDLFYKVRNRYESYVDQNTLMPYFYTENRREGKYRHTDNVTFDQKNKKVTANKGSYTYKGEAFDFVSAYYFARAIDVSKLKQGDTFDLQYFLEDSFHNMQITYVGTETVECSLGKFNCLKFSPAIIPGRIFRKNSKLYLWVTNDKNRIPIKAHVEVLIGSVSMELKSATGLKYPLNPIKD; translated from the coding sequence ATGAAGAAACTGCTGAAAAATAAATACGCTTTTACCGGGTTACTTATTGTTGCCTTTTATTCGGGGGCGTTTGGCCAGGAGCTGAAAAAGATCAATGAATCGATATTTAAGGTTGGCGAGCAACTGGACTATAAAATGAAATACGGCATTTTTACCGCCGCCGAAGCCACTATCAAGGTAGAAGCCAGCGATAAAAAATTTGGCGATCAACCGGCATTTCACCTGGTTGCCGAAGGTAAAACTGCCGGATCGTTCGATCTGTTTTACAAGGTGCGTAACCGCTACGAATCGTACGTTGATCAGAACACGCTGATGCCGTATTTTTATACCGAAAACAGGCGCGAGGGCAAATACAGGCATACCGATAACGTTACCTTCGATCAAAAGAATAAAAAAGTAACAGCCAATAAAGGCAGTTACACCTATAAGGGTGAAGCCTTCGATTTTGTATCGGCCTACTATTTTGCACGGGCTATTGATGTTTCAAAACTGAAACAGGGCGATACTTTTGATCTGCAATATTTTTTGGAGGATAGCTTTCATAACATGCAGATTACTTATGTTGGCACCGAAACGGTTGAGTGCTCGCTGGGCAAGTTTAATTGTCTTAAATTTAGCCCCGCTATTATCCCGGGACGTATTTTTCGGAAAAACAGTAAATTGTACCTTTGGGTAACTAATGATAAAAACAGGATCCCGATTAAAGCCCACGTTGAAGTGCTGATAGGCAGTGTATCAATGGAGCTAAAATCGGCTACGGGGCTTAAGTACCCCTTAAATCCTATTAAAGATTGA
- a CDS encoding type III pantothenate kinase produces MTCLVIDIGNTLIKIAVFEENQLLEANQYEAVEPALLDALLDKYKPERGIISSVKKGGEAWQSSLESKILLVHFNTAMTSGIKNHYLTPQTLGPDRLAAVIGAANLYPGQNSLVITGGTAITYDGVDEAGNYFGGSISPGLNMRYKALNYYTAGLPLIEADADFKAGYGNDTTTAIQSGIQNGIKYELTGFIESYKTEGRQLNIILSGGDSNFFDTLLKNSIFAPYIKIEPYLVLKGLNAAIQKHND; encoded by the coding sequence ATGACCTGCCTGGTTATCGATATCGGTAACACCCTCATTAAAATAGCGGTTTTCGAAGAAAACCAATTACTTGAGGCTAACCAATACGAAGCCGTTGAGCCAGCTTTACTTGATGCCTTACTTGATAAATATAAGCCGGAAAGGGGCATTATATCATCGGTAAAAAAAGGCGGCGAAGCATGGCAAAGCAGTCTGGAATCAAAAATTCTGCTGGTGCATTTCAATACTGCAATGACAAGCGGAATAAAAAACCATTATTTAACCCCGCAAACACTTGGTCCCGACAGGCTGGCTGCTGTTATAGGCGCTGCCAATCTGTATCCCGGCCAAAACAGTTTGGTGATAACCGGCGGAACGGCCATTACTTACGATGGTGTTGACGAGGCCGGAAATTATTTCGGCGGCAGTATATCGCCGGGCTTAAATATGCGTTATAAGGCTTTAAATTATTACACCGCGGGTTTGCCGCTTATTGAGGCCGATGCCGATTTTAAAGCCGGGTACGGTAATGATACCACAACGGCCATACAATCGGGCATACAAAACGGAATAAAATATGAGCTTACAGGTTTTATTGAAAGCTATAAAACCGAGGGCCGGCAACTGAATATTATACTAAGCGGCGGAGACAGCAATTTTTTTGATACTCTATTGAAAAATAGCATCTTTGCGCCCTATATAAAAATTGAACCATATTTGGTTTTAAAAGGATTAAACGCAGCTATACAAAAGCATAATGATTAA
- a CDS encoding peptidylprolyl isomerase: protein MGIMGFLRERMGKILAFFIGFALLAFIVSEVVRSGGSFFRDDSNELAVVNGEKVPYDKFNAKLEQASQQFKQQGQSMSPQITSYLQETTWNQVLSQLLLTKEIEKVGLVVGDDEMNVMIGDNNPDPQIVRQFSDPQTGQFDRARYDQFKAAIQSGKAGAEPTKAWGDFVIDLIEAKKATKYVTLVTNGLYVNSLEATDDYEAKNKLVKFKYTMLDYASIPDDKVTLTDGDYSAYYDEHKNQFKNPQDSRNFEYVSFNAAPSKEDSVAAMQQVEKLAADFKASTNDSLFVQINAETKAPLAFQRKGTLSPKLDTTMFNAAKGFVYGPYLENGNYKVAKLVDVKTTFDSVKTKHILIDLASTGGNDAKAKAKADSIKKLIDGGKSFAELATTFSADKGSAAKGGDIPSFDANGVMGGGQGALVPEYYNAAFKAAKGSVIVAKSQFGYHVIKIEDQKGSVKLVKVGVVDKPLTASSKTQTIAYSNGQKFLASLTPDNFEAEAKKEGLKPRTAEDVTAIASGLPGLDNAREIVRWAYKAEVGDISDKVYQVGDQYIVARLTAIKPKGILPLEAIKKQIEPAVRAEVKAKQLKAKFDAAAGGSIEQIAQKVGGKVVPVENVVFANPIIPGLSAEYKVIGSVFGSPVSKVSKPVDGTQGVYVFVVDGFTNPPAITNVIKQKEQIAQTMLQRSQSVLFDALKDNAIVKDNRAKFF from the coding sequence ATGGGTATAATGGGTTTTTTGCGCGAAAGAATGGGGAAGATCCTCGCATTCTTTATTGGTTTCGCGCTGCTTGCGTTTATTGTGAGCGAAGTTGTAAGATCGGGCGGTTCCTTTTTCAGGGACGATAGTAACGAGCTTGCCGTTGTAAATGGCGAAAAAGTGCCCTACGACAAATTTAATGCAAAGCTTGAACAGGCTTCGCAACAGTTTAAGCAGCAGGGTCAAAGCATGTCGCCGCAAATAACAAGTTATTTGCAGGAAACTACCTGGAACCAGGTTTTAAGCCAATTGCTGTTAACTAAAGAGATTGAAAAAGTTGGCCTTGTTGTTGGCGATGACGAGATGAACGTAATGATTGGTGATAACAATCCCGATCCGCAAATCGTTCGCCAGTTCTCTGATCCGCAAACCGGCCAGTTTGATCGTGCGCGTTACGATCAGTTTAAAGCTGCTATCCAATCGGGTAAAGCAGGTGCCGAGCCAACCAAAGCCTGGGGCGATTTTGTTATCGACCTGATTGAAGCAAAAAAAGCCACCAAATACGTAACCCTGGTTACCAACGGCCTGTATGTAAACTCGCTTGAGGCAACTGATGATTACGAAGCAAAAAACAAACTGGTTAAATTTAAATATACCATGCTTGATTACGCTTCAATCCCTGATGATAAAGTTACTTTAACTGATGGTGATTACAGCGCTTACTACGACGAGCATAAAAATCAGTTTAAAAACCCGCAGGATTCAAGAAACTTTGAATACGTGAGCTTTAATGCAGCCCCTTCAAAAGAAGATTCGGTTGCCGCAATGCAGCAGGTTGAAAAACTGGCTGCCGATTTTAAAGCATCAACCAACGATTCGCTTTTTGTGCAGATCAATGCCGAAACCAAGGCTCCGTTAGCATTTCAACGTAAAGGCACTCTTTCGCCTAAATTGGATACAACCATGTTTAACGCGGCTAAAGGCTTTGTGTATGGTCCGTACCTTGAAAATGGTAACTATAAAGTAGCTAAACTGGTTGATGTGAAAACCACTTTCGATTCGGTTAAAACTAAACATATCCTGATTGATCTGGCATCAACAGGCGGTAATGATGCAAAAGCTAAAGCCAAGGCCGATTCGATTAAAAAACTGATTGACGGCGGTAAATCATTTGCTGAACTGGCTACTACTTTTTCTGCTGATAAAGGCAGTGCTGCTAAAGGAGGCGATATCCCTTCGTTTGATGCTAATGGTGTTATGGGCGGCGGACAAGGTGCGTTAGTTCCGGAATACTATAACGCAGCATTCAAAGCAGCCAAAGGTTCAGTTATTGTTGCTAAATCGCAGTTTGGCTACCATGTTATAAAAATTGAAGATCAAAAAGGATCTGTAAAACTGGTTAAAGTTGGTGTAGTTGATAAACCATTAACTGCCAGCAGCAAAACCCAAACCATTGCATACAGCAACGGCCAAAAATTCCTGGCATCTTTAACTCCTGATAACTTTGAAGCTGAAGCTAAAAAAGAGGGCTTAAAACCACGCACCGCCGAAGACGTAACTGCTATTGCATCTGGTTTGCCAGGTTTAGATAATGCCCGTGAAATAGTTAGATGGGCTTATAAAGCCGAAGTAGGCGATATCAGCGATAAAGTATACCAGGTTGGCGATCAGTATATCGTAGCCCGCCTTACAGCTATCAAACCTAAAGGCATCCTGCCATTAGAGGCTATCAAGAAACAAATTGAGCCTGCTGTTCGTGCCGAGGTAAAAGCAAAGCAATTAAAAGCAAAATTTGACGCTGCTGCAGGCGGCTCTATCGAGCAAATTGCTCAAAAAGTAGGCGGCAAAGTTGTTCCGGTTGAAAACGTGGTATTTGCTAACCCGATTATCCCGGGCCTTTCGGCAGAGTATAAAGTTATCGGTTCTGTTTTTGGTTCGCCTGTCAGCAAAGTATCAAAACCTGTTGATGGTACCCAGGGCGTTTACGTGTTTGTTGTTGACGGTTTCACCAACCCGCCGGCAATTACAAACGTTATCAAACAGAAAGAACAAATAGCGCAAACCATGCTGCAGCGTTCGCAAAGCGTGTTGTTTGATGCATTAAAAGATAATGCTATTGTAAAAGATAACCGCGCTAAATTTTTCTAA
- the lptC gene encoding LPS export ABC transporter periplasmic protein LptC codes for MPNPAALTRAFGLLLLPLIAVLSACENDLKKVREISANQIDTVAQKTVGLDLIMSDSARVEIHLTAPLMVEYQTIKKPYKIMPKGVNIVYFDKETGQQSGSIVADTGIQREQEKLIEFHGHVVATNTKNETFKSAELFWDQVTKRVYSKKPVQALLSGGNVMNGDSFESDDKLLTPTFQQATGIIHVDEKATQ; via the coding sequence ATGCCTAACCCTGCCGCACTTACACGGGCCTTTGGCCTGTTGCTGCTACCTTTAATAGCAGTGTTATCGGCATGCGAAAACGATCTGAAAAAAGTAAGAGAAATTTCAGCCAACCAGATTGATACTGTTGCGCAGAAAACCGTAGGGCTTGATTTGATTATGAGCGACAGTGCCCGGGTTGAAATTCATTTAACAGCCCCGCTGATGGTTGAATATCAAACCATTAAAAAACCTTATAAAATAATGCCCAAAGGCGTAAACATAGTTTACTTTGATAAGGAGACCGGGCAGCAATCTGGCAGTATCGTGGCCGATACCGGCATCCAGCGCGAGCAGGAAAAACTGATAGAATTTCATGGCCATGTGGTAGCCACCAATACCAAAAACGAAACCTTCAAATCGGCCGAGTTATTCTGGGATCAGGTAACCAAGCGTGTTTACTCCAAAAAGCCGGTGCAGGCCCTGCTTAGCGGCGGCAATGTAATGAACGGCGATAGCTTTGAAAGCGATGATAAGCTGTTAACCCCAACCTTTCAACAGGCCACCGGTATTATCCACGTAGATGAAAAAGCTACACAATAA
- a CDS encoding DUF2480 family protein has product MEIQENIINKVAQSGLVTLDPADFYPAGDRMIYDIKDNLFHGLILKEKDFRDFVKEHDWAQYEGKNVGITCTADAIVPAWAYMLLANRMAPYAREIVFGDKDVLETVLFEKEIAKADFEQYRGQRIVLKGCGDTEVPTSAYVELTKRLSAVVKSLMFGEPCSTVPIYKRKD; this is encoded by the coding sequence ATGGAAATCCAGGAAAACATCATCAATAAGGTAGCCCAAAGCGGTCTGGTAACTTTAGATCCGGCAGATTTTTATCCCGCCGGCGACCGCATGATATACGATATAAAAGATAACCTGTTTCATGGCCTCATCCTGAAAGAAAAAGATTTCAGGGATTTTGTTAAAGAGCATGATTGGGCGCAATATGAAGGTAAAAATGTAGGTATTACCTGTACAGCAGATGCCATTGTACCCGCCTGGGCCTATATGCTGCTGGCTAACCGTATGGCACCCTATGCCCGAGAAATTGTTTTTGGTGATAAGGATGTACTGGAAACCGTATTGTTTGAAAAGGAAATAGCTAAAGCCGATTTTGAGCAATACCGCGGACAGCGTATTGTACTGAAAGGTTGTGGCGATACCGAAGTGCCAACATCGGCTTATGTTGAGCTTACCAAACGGTTAAGTGCGGTGGTGAAAAGCCTGATGTTTGGCGAACCGTGCTCTACTGTGCCTATCTATAAGCGTAAGGATTAA
- the purQ gene encoding phosphoribosylformylglycinamidine synthase subunit PurQ, with protein MKFGVVIFPGSNCDEDIIYVLEKVMGQQVVRLWHKDHDLQGVDFVVLPGGFSFGDYLRSGAISRFSPIMQEVIQFAAKGGYVMGICNGFQILTEAGLLPGALLHNTNRKFICRNIYLKPQTSQSLLTAQLDPQQPLRIPIAHGEGNYFADADVIKALNDNDQVMFRYCDEAGNITADANPNGSLENIAGVTNLTRNVFGLMPHPERAADGLLANEDGLAIFESILSIVKA; from the coding sequence ATGAAGTTTGGAGTAGTAATATTTCCCGGGTCTAATTGCGATGAGGATATCATCTATGTATTGGAAAAAGTAATGGGTCAGCAGGTTGTGCGGTTATGGCATAAAGACCATGATTTGCAAGGTGTTGACTTTGTTGTTTTACCCGGCGGATTTTCATTTGGCGATTACCTGCGTTCGGGTGCTATTTCCCGTTTTTCGCCTATTATGCAGGAAGTGATCCAGTTTGCGGCCAAAGGCGGCTATGTAATGGGCATATGCAATGGTTTCCAGATTCTTACCGAAGCAGGTTTATTGCCGGGCGCATTGCTGCATAACACCAACCGCAAATTTATTTGCCGCAATATCTACTTAAAGCCTCAAACGTCACAATCATTGCTTACCGCCCAGCTTGATCCGCAGCAGCCGTTGCGTATTCCTATTGCACATGGCGAGGGTAATTATTTTGCCGATGCTGATGTTATTAAAGCGCTTAACGATAACGACCAGGTAATGTTCAGGTATTGCGATGAAGCAGGAAATATTACTGCCGATGCCAACCCTAACGGTTCGTTAGAAAATATTGCCGGTGTTACCAACCTAACCCGCAACGTATTCGGCCTGATGCCGCACCCTGAGCGTGCTGCCGATGGCCTGCTGGCTAACGAGGATGGTTTGGCAATTTTCGAGTCGATATTATCAATAGTTAAGGCGTAA
- the gmd gene encoding GDP-mannose 4,6-dehydratase: MKKALITGITGQDGAYLAEFLLKKGYQVHGVKRRSSLFNTDRIDHLYHDPHETGVKFKLHYGDLTDSTNLIRIIQEVRPDEIYNLAAQSHVKVSFETPEYTANADGVGALRILEAIRILDLTKTTRVYQASTSELYGLVQAVPQSEATPFYPRSPYAVAKLYAYWIMVNYREAYGMYACNGILFNHESPVRGETFVTRKITRAASKIALGLQDCIYLGNLSAQRDWGHAKDYVEAMWLMLQQETAEDFVIATGVTTTVRDFTRMAFAELGIEIEFSGKDQNERGVIIDIDEQKATELGLNLDALRFGQTVVKIDPKYFRPTEVDLLIGDATKAQMKLGWKPKYNLEALVADMMQADLHLVKKDEYLKKGGFSTLNYFE, encoded by the coding sequence ATGAAAAAGGCGTTAATAACAGGGATAACAGGTCAGGATGGGGCTTATTTAGCAGAATTTTTGCTGAAGAAGGGATACCAAGTGCATGGAGTAAAACGCCGGTCGTCATTATTTAATACCGACAGGATTGACCATTTATACCACGATCCGCACGAAACCGGCGTAAAATTTAAACTTCATTACGGAGACCTTACCGATTCGACCAATTTAATCAGGATCATCCAGGAAGTACGGCCCGATGAAATTTATAACCTCGCAGCCCAAAGCCATGTAAAGGTAAGCTTTGAAACACCCGAGTATACCGCCAATGCCGATGGGGTAGGAGCCCTGCGGATATTGGAAGCCATCCGGATTCTTGATCTTACCAAAACAACGCGCGTTTACCAGGCCTCTACCTCCGAATTGTATGGTTTGGTGCAGGCAGTGCCTCAAAGCGAAGCAACGCCGTTTTATCCACGGTCACCCTACGCCGTAGCCAAGCTTTACGCTTATTGGATTATGGTAAACTATCGCGAAGCTTATGGTATGTACGCTTGTAACGGCATTCTTTTTAATCACGAAAGCCCTGTTCGCGGCGAGACTTTTGTAACCCGTAAAATTACCCGTGCTGCCTCCAAAATAGCGTTAGGATTGCAGGATTGTATTTATTTGGGTAACCTATCGGCACAGCGGGATTGGGGCCATGCCAAAGATTATGTTGAGGCAATGTGGCTGATGCTGCAGCAGGAAACTGCCGAAGATTTTGTAATTGCTACCGGAGTAACCACCACCGTACGTGATTTTACCCGCATGGCCTTTGCCGAACTGGGTATTGAGATTGAGTTTAGCGGCAAAGATCAAAATGAACGGGGGGTAATTATTGATATTGACGAACAAAAGGCAACCGAACTTGGTTTAAACCTCGATGCTTTGAGGTTTGGGCAAACGGTTGTTAAGATCGACCCTAAATATTTCAGGCCTACAGAGGTTGATTTGCTTATTGGCGATGCCACAAAGGCGCAAATGAAATTGGGCTGGAAGCCTAAATATAACCTTGAAGCACTGGTTGCCGATATGATGCAGGCCGACCTGCACCTGGTGAAAAAGGACGAATACCTTAAAAAAGGCGGTTTCAGTACACTAAATTATTTTGAATAA
- a CDS encoding DUF3109 family protein: protein MIEVGSVLLHEDVVKENFVCNLNKCKGACCLEGDSGAPLNADELDILKEIYPKVKPYLTAKGVATIEREGVYVTDFEGDYTTPCVDTNKECAYVIWENGITKCGIEKAWEEGAITWKKPISCHLYPIRITSYPEFDVLNYDRWNICSPACSFGNELKVHVHEFLKDPLIRKYGAEWYRELEETVAGI from the coding sequence ATGATTGAGGTTGGCAGCGTATTACTGCACGAAGATGTGGTAAAGGAAAACTTTGTATGTAATTTAAATAAATGTAAGGGAGCCTGCTGCCTTGAAGGTGATTCGGGCGCTCCGCTTAATGCCGACGAACTTGATATTTTAAAGGAGATTTACCCCAAAGTAAAACCCTATTTAACCGCCAAAGGTGTTGCAACCATCGAGCGCGAAGGTGTGTATGTAACCGATTTTGAAGGCGATTATACCACTCCCTGTGTTGATACCAATAAAGAGTGTGCCTATGTAATCTGGGAAAACGGTATCACCAAGTGCGGTATTGAAAAAGCCTGGGAAGAGGGTGCCATCACCTGGAAAAAACCAATCTCCTGCCATCTGTATCCTATCCGTATAACTTCCTATCCCGAGTTTGACGTACTTAATTATGACCGCTGGAATATTTGCAGCCCCGCCTGCAGCTTCGGCAACGAGTTGAAAGTGCATGTTCACGAATTTTTAAAAGATCCGCTGATTCGTAAGTATGGCGCCGAATGGTATCGGGAATTGGAAGAGACTGTAGCGGGAATATAA
- a CDS encoding DUF6427 family protein codes for MINLFRNYTPLNIFWLAVLLFALRIGYLVQVPEKLEFLFVEPFARLLVPVQYEYAFSPALNVVLAAVLVFAQALLINSLINHHNLLGKPTFLPALMYVTLSGLFTPFLTLSAPLICNFLLIWMLFKLINLYKSDDAKSTVYDLGLIVAVGSLIYFPFIYLFLSIWIALIIFRAFYWREWLIAVLGYATVFFFLAVIYYLNDMLPRFTGIWLPLGKKFPDHISITSYTYLLLIPVIIILVLCFFKLQQNFFKSYIQTRKTFQLLFFIFLITALSFYLNPEFRLSHFLLCTIPAAVFFAYYFLYASRRWFYETLYLLLFISIIYFQFNKF; via the coding sequence ATGATCAATCTTTTCAGAAATTATACGCCTTTAAATATATTTTGGCTGGCTGTTTTGCTGTTCGCTTTGCGTATAGGCTACCTGGTGCAGGTGCCCGAAAAGCTGGAATTTTTATTTGTTGAGCCCTTTGCACGCCTGTTGGTACCGGTACAATATGAATACGCCTTTTCGCCGGCGCTTAATGTGGTGTTGGCTGCTGTGCTGGTATTTGCACAGGCATTACTCATTAATTCGTTAATAAATCATCACAACCTGCTGGGCAAGCCCACTTTTTTACCGGCGCTGATGTACGTGACCCTTTCGGGTTTGTTTACGCCGTTTTTAACGCTGAGTGCTCCGCTTATCTGTAATTTTTTGCTGATCTGGATGCTGTTTAAGCTCATCAATCTTTATAAAAGCGACGATGCCAAATCAACGGTTTATGATCTGGGTTTGATTGTAGCGGTTGGCTCGCTTATTTATTTCCCCTTCATCTACCTGTTTTTATCCATTTGGATAGCGCTCATCATTTTCAGGGCCTTTTACTGGCGCGAATGGCTGATAGCCGTGCTTGGCTATGCTACCGTGTTTTTCTTTTTGGCGGTTATTTATTATTTAAATGATATGCTGCCGCGCTTTACAGGCATCTGGCTGCCCCTTGGAAAAAAATTTCCCGATCATATCAGCATCACCTCGTACACCTACCTGTTGCTGATCCCGGTTATCATTATTTTGGTGCTTTGCTTTTTTAAGCTGCAGCAAAATTTCTTTAAAAGTTATATCCAAACCCGTAAAACTTTCCAGTTGCTGTTTTTTATTTTCCTGATAACGGCCCTTTCATTTTACCTCAACCCCGAATTCAGGCTGAGTCATTTTTTGTTGTGTACGATACCGGCAGCCGTGTTTTTTGCCTATTATTTTTTGTACGCAAGCAGGCGCTGGTTTTACGAAACGTTGTATTTGCTGTTGTTTATCAGCATCATTTACTTCCAGTTTAACAAATTTTAA
- a CDS encoding glycosyltransferase family protein → MKILFGIQGTGNGHISRAREIVPLLQQYGEVDLLVSGTEAEVSLSQPLKYRFHGVSFVFGTNGGVDNWATWKIMNLRQFQRDLRSLPLKQYDLIINDFEPVSAWACKLRGIPSVSLSHQCSFVSPNTPRPEKKDPFAQWLLKNYSPTTYHVGFHFERYDSFINTPVIRSEIRHMETSNTGHYTVYLPAYDDKTLLKYLSTAKDVKWQVFSKRQKQAYQSGNVEIFPVNNEAFNKSLASCEGLLTGGGFEGPAEALFLQKKVMMIPMKGQYEQQCNALSASKLGVPVVKEIDEQFPAHLNNWINDDKKIIVDFPDETAQIVDRMVKQYAKIV, encoded by the coding sequence ATGAAGATACTGTTTGGCATCCAGGGAACAGGTAACGGACACATTAGCCGGGCACGCGAAATTGTCCCCCTGCTGCAGCAATACGGCGAGGTTGATTTGCTGGTAAGCGGTACCGAAGCCGAAGTTTCCTTATCGCAACCGCTTAAATACCGCTTTCATGGCGTAAGTTTTGTATTTGGCACCAATGGCGGTGTTGATAACTGGGCTACCTGGAAAATTATGAACCTGCGCCAGTTTCAGCGCGATTTACGCAGCCTGCCCCTAAAGCAGTACGATCTGATCATCAACGATTTTGAGCCAGTTAGCGCCTGGGCCTGTAAGCTGCGGGGCATACCATCGGTTTCATTAAGTCACCAATGCTCTTTTGTATCGCCCAATACACCACGGCCAGAAAAAAAGGATCCTTTTGCACAATGGCTGCTCAAAAATTATTCGCCAACTACCTACCACGTAGGTTTTCATTTTGAACGTTACGACAGCTTTATCAATACCCCAGTTATCCGCAGCGAAATAAGGCACATGGAAACCAGCAACACGGGCCATTATACCGTTTACCTGCCGGCTTATGATGATAAAACGCTGTTAAAATATTTAAGCACTGCTAAAGATGTTAAATGGCAGGTGTTTTCAAAACGGCAAAAACAGGCCTATCAATCAGGCAATGTCGAGATCTTCCCGGTAAATAACGAGGCATTTAATAAAAGTCTGGCCAGTTGCGAGGGCCTGCTTACCGGCGGCGGTTTTGAAGGCCCGGCCGAAGCGCTTTTTCTGCAAAAAAAGGTAATGATGATCCCCATGAAAGGCCAGTACGAACAACAATGCAATGCGCTCTCGGCCTCAAAGCTGGGTGTACCGGTTGTAAAAGAGATTGATGAACAATTCCCTGCTCATCTTAACAACTGGATTAATGATGATAAAAAGATCATTGTCGATTTTCCGGATGAGACCGCGCAGATAGTGGATAGGATGGTGAAGCAGTACGCTAAGATTGTCTGA